One Cardiocondyla obscurior isolate alpha-2009 linkage group LG09, Cobs3.1, whole genome shotgun sequence genomic window, atcgccAATTTTGTAATTCGCGAGCTTATAATTAAAGATCCCCCGTTCGAAATTCGTCGTCGTATCAATTAGATTAGATAAAGCGCCATAGATCGTTCCTTTCTTCCTCCTTTCGCGCGgcatattctttttataacagtttctaaaatttaatttgtcggGTCATTGACCGTTTGCGTAACGTCTTTCCCCGCGACACGACCGAGTGTCGCAACGGGCGAAAGTGGCCAATTCGCCGTTTGAGAAAGCAATCGTGATTATCTTTCAATTACTACGTTATTAATCAGATTTTGCTTTCTTTTCGATGAATAAAACTCCAGTCGCTGTTTGCCAAATAACCGGTAACGCAGCTGCGCGGGATGCTGCACAGCATCTCCCGCCCGGATCATTGACCCAGGTCGACGACATGTCGCTCGGGTGccagtatacatatatatatatatattatatatatatacatcttgtacatatatacacatctagttttttcaacaaaattaaaacgtactCTTCCATAAATAAACGCAaaactttacatttttatcggattctcaaaattaatttgtaccgcagaaatttttttttttttttatagccaCGACAATTCGCACataactaaaaaaatacaatcgatATATTTATCGGAAGTAAAACAGCGCGCGCGGTATGGAAACATTAACTTGTTTGAAAGATCAGCGTGGAAAAGCGCGTCCGGCAACATCGAGACGATACGCAGGGTCAATAGACGGCCGTTGCTCGTCTGGCAGCGGGTGACTTCGTGCCCGTAGAAAGAGTACCGCTACTCGCCGCTACGTCCTCCGGTGACCCTCCCACCTTCTTTCCACCCTCCTTTCCCAGCAGCGCGCCTCCCTGTTGCCGCGTATCATCGCCGTTCTTCTCGTTCCCCACCTCGGGGAACGATCGTTTGGCTTCTTCGGTCGTGGAACGCCACCGTGTCCCCcaccgacggcgacggcgcGCCGTCGCGTGGCGCTACACTCCGTGTGGAGACCTCGCGAACCTTTGCTTCCTAACTACGTTCTCCCTTCCTTTTAATATGCTCCTCTACTCCACCAGCTTCCCTCCCTTCGGCGCCGTCTGAATTCACCTGGGTGGGTAAGCGCATGCTCCCGTCGCCGGGCCACCGTCTGGTCAGAGCTGTACGCGGCTAGTTATAACGCTTCACGCCTTGCCGAGGATAACTCGTAATCGCACATCGTCGCGCCGCACCACTTTCGTCATGACCGTTCTATTCTCGATCGCGGAAACCTTTGCAGACGTGATCGACGAAATACATTTTCGCGCCCCGCGGGGACGGAGATTGTTAGAAACGATCGCGCGTACCTCGACATATTTTAAgctttataaaaagaaaccgCGCTTTCGAATACGACCCGATCGAGAGAGAATTGCCTTGCCTTTCGCGCCGAGCATTTTCTTATGCGATTCTGAATTGTTACATCATGCTACGTCAGATGCGACCTTCTGCCGAGATGCTCCGTTACTTGATCTCGAGCGAGCAAACTAATCGAATGATACGAAAGTTTATCAATATGAAAATGAACCGAATCACTTTAGCTTTTGAGACCGGCACGTTCCCGGTATTAAGGATCGATAGTCCGCAAATAGATAAGGCTGGCTATCGACAGCTGGTGACAGGGCAGCGAGCAAGGGGTTGCACAAGGTCGTCGAGGGTAAGTTACCCCCGACAAAGGAGGCTCGCATCTGCGCATGGAGAAATATAACTGTCTCTCTCGCTCCTCGCGCCGGGTGCTACAGCTTGACGCGTCGTACATTTGCTCGCTATATCGTGTATATAGGTCGGCGGTACGCCTCGCGCGGCTGTCGCTGAAACCAAGTTCAAGGCCAAAGGCTCGGCAAAGGCCACATTCGCTCGCGATGGTGGGAGTCGTTGATGGTTGAATAAGTGGAGGGGCTGTTGAACGCAACCGCGGAACATCACTCAGTTCAGTCGGCGGTGATGCTGTCTCGTGTTTGCACGCGTACTGCGGTCGCGCTCGTTTTTTAAACTCCGAGCGGCAAATCCCTCCGTCGCAGCACGCATTATCTCGCGCCGTGCGACCGTTTGGAGTGACTCGCGATCCGCGAGTCAGCCAGGAGGATTGTTAGTGGCTTATCAGTCAAGAGCGCGAGTTAAAGTTTAAGAGAATTTCGAGTGGCAGTGGTGCCGATAGAGTCGACCACGTGAAAAGTGCGACAGAACCGAAAATTCATCCGACACCTAACGTGGTGCGTTTCCCTGTACCGTCATGGGAGACGAGTTGCCAATTCTAAAAGGGATCCTCAACGGAGTAGTCAACTATCACAATGCACGTAggtgtcattaaaaaaaaaaaaaaaaaaaaaaaaaaaaaaaagtgctttCGATAACGATCGAACGTTTAACGTACTTTCTAATTGAAGATCTGCAAGGAATTGCGCGCGAGGCAAGGAACGCGTTTGCGCGCGCGGCACTTTCATCTCTCCCGCGAGAAAGTCGCGTGCTTTCCCCTCTGACTTTTTTTCACCTTTGGCGCGAAACCATATCTGGTGTGACGATACTCACGCTTTGAATGGTCGATGGTTTTACCGTAATCGAGAGTGGCGTTTCTTTCGACTCTCCCGCGCGGCTGATACGAGCATCACGCGAATACCGACATTCGTTCGCGCGAAGGTCAGCTCGTGATAGCGGTCGGGTCCGTCGCATGATTCACCCATTGATCGCATTAACTATTTATCGTCGTCCTTCCTTTTGCGTGCGACGTACAAGGCTCGCGACACACGTCTAATCCGTTTTACCCGTTTCTGATTACAGCGGTACGATTCGGCCGCGTGCCCAAGCGTGAGAAGGCCAGAATTCTGGCTGCTATGCAGCAGAGCTCCCACAGTCGTTCCCAGGAGAAGGCAGTAGCGGCTGAGCTGGAGGATGAGCAGCGTCTGCTGACGACGGTGGTGCGAGCCCATCTAGACACATGCGACTTCACCAGGGACAAAGTCGCTCCGATTCTCGCCAGAGCTCGCGAGACTCCTAACTACACTGCGTGTCCACCGACCTTGGTAAACATGCTCGGCCTTTTCTCTTGACATTGCCGCGGGTTACGCAAGCCATCCGCGTCGTTTTAAGATTTGAACGGTCGGCATCTACGCTGACGTCAATAACTACGCGGGCCTTGGGCCGTCTTGATCTTCCAAGCGTTCTACGCGGAAATCGTGCGAGAACCAGGCGACCTCGGTTGCCGCAAAGGAGGAAGCGAGACCCGACGAGAGTGCGTAAACGTTTCGCCTCTTCTCGTCCCGTCTCGCCTCGCCTTGCCGTGCTTCGTCTCGCCACGCGAGGACGCCTGGTACGCTCTTCCTAGTGGCGATCGCGACTTGGGCGACCTTCGGCACGATTTAACGATTCGTCATCTCCTCACCTCGgatttttcgttctttttgttacaggcATGCCCCTTGAATCCTAATCCACAACCGTTGACTGGCCAGCAAGAATTACTTCAAGATTTTTCCAAGAGGTTCTCCCCGGCCATACGCGGAGTCGTTGAGTTCGCGAAGCGCATACCTGGGTTCAACCTGCTGGCACAGGACGATCAGGTCACTCTATTGAAGGCTGGCGTTTTCGAAGTGCTACTCGTGCGATTAGCCTGCATGTTCGATGCTCATACGAACAGTATGATTTGCTTAAACGGCCAAGTGCTCAAACGAGAGTCCATCCATAATAGCAGTAACGCGCGATTCCTAATGGACTCAATGTTCGACTTCGCCGAGAGAGTTAACTCCTTGCGATTATCCGATGCTGAATTGGGACTATTTTGTTCGGTCGTGGTAATCGCCGCCGACAGACCTGGGCTTCGTAATACCGAACTGGTTGAACGTATGCACAATAAACTTCGAAACGCACTGCAGACGGTACTAGCGCAGAATCATCCTCAGCATCCTGACATTCTTCGTGAACTTTTGAAGAAGATACCCGACCTAAAAACTTTGAATACCCTACACTCTGAGAAACTTCTGGCTTTCAAAATGACCGAACAGCAACAGCAATTGCAAGCTCAACAACAACAGCATCAACAGCAGCAACAAACGCAACATGTCATCGCTCCTCAGCAACAATCGCATTGGCCGATGGAAGAGGAGCCTCCGGCCTCTTGGGGCTCCGCTTCGGACGTAACTTTAGACGAAGCGGTAAAGAGCCCTCTCGGTAGCGTGTCGAGCACCGAAAGTACTTGCAGCGGTGAAGTTGCCTCATTGACGGAATATCACCACGTAACTCCAGCCAGCGGTCACCACGCGTCGAGCGCGCCTCTTCTCGCTGCCACCCTAGCCGGCGGACTTTGTCCGCATAGACGACGCGCTAACTCTGGTAGTACGAGTTCCGGGGACGATGAACTTCATCGTTCTACTATGTCGAAGACGCCACAGCCACCGCAGTGTCGCAGTTTTCGCAAATTAGATTCACCGAGTGACAGCGGAATCGAATCCGGTACCGAGAAACCTGACAAACCGGCCAGCAGCAGTGCTAGCAGCGCGCCTACATCTGTATGCTCGAGTCCACGTTCCGAGGATAAAGAAGTCGAGGATATGCCGGTGTTGAAGCGCGTACTTCAGGCGCCACCTCTCTACGATACTAACTCATTGATGGACGAGGCTTACAAGCCTCACAAGAAATTTCGCGCTTTGCGCCAAAAAGACAGCGCCGAGGCCGAGCCGGCCGTGATAGTTCAACACACGCAATCTCAGTTGCATCTGCATCTGACTTCTCCACCAGCGCGCAGTCCACCCACGCAAACGACGCAACCTCAGTGTCCGCAAACGGCGAGTTTATTAAGCAGCACGCATTCCACCCTCGCGAGAAGCTTGATGGAAGGCCCGCGGATGACGGCGGAACAACTCAAGCGCACGGATATCATACACAACTACATAATGCGAGGCGAGGCTAGCCCGAGATCGCCGACGGCGTCGCCATCGCCCGCGGAACAGTGCGCATCGACCACCACCGCGACCACACGCTCAACGCAAGGATCTCAGGGTCTCCTGCAATGCGCCACCACGAGTTATTCCAACAGATGGCCGGCCACCTCAGTGATCACGACGACGACAGGTGCGCGACAGCAgcaccagcagcagcagcaacagcaacagcagTCTTCCACGGACTATCTCGCTGTTGTAAATTCCCCGGCTTCGTCACCGCGATACCTATCCGCGGCGGCGACTAGTAGTACAAGCACGAGTCCGAGGCCAACTTCGAGTACGGCAGCTACGTTGGTACTATCGGGCTGCCCGAGCAACATGATGGAGCTACAAGTCGATATCGCGGACAGCCAGCAACCGCTGAATCTATCTAAGAAGTCGCCGTCTCCATCACCGTCGCCAAGACCGCTCGTCGGGCCCTGCaaggctctctctctcgaggCGTAGTGTTCTCACGAGCTCGAGTGATTTCCTGTAATATGCACcgacgtgcgcgcgcgcgaaaccAGGATATTCGATCCATTAATCATGAATCGACGGGACCTCGTCACCGTGACGCGGTATAATTTTCCGCGGCCCTTAACTAAAAACGAAAGTGCCAGGACGCTCTGAGCGCGTGACaaaccaaataatttattaatttaaactacTTATCGCTAAAATCGCGCGAGAAGAGAGGTGGAggttacgaaaataaaaaacaaaaaaaaaacggacaGGGTACATCTCCGATATCCGGTAAAATCACGAAAGAGACAGACGTTCAGTGGCGAGTTGTTTTTTCTGAGTGCGCGCAATGACGATGGCCGGACACTTGTATGAAAGTGCCGTTCTGTTAAAGAAGCAACTGTGCCGTGTAGAAGAGCCACCTATCCACCTAAAACTATCTATCTACCTGTTTACCTACCTAAAATCTATTTGCTCTAGGTGTACATCTAGAAGATAGAGCGTCTgcgacggaaaaagaaaaaaaaaaaaaggttgagtgttacagaaattaataatctatcTACATGTGATAATCATGGAAATCGCGCATCCTGTACAGTCTCCACCTCATTCATTGATCATCTACTCtactataattattaaatattataaaactaattaatattattgtaatatgtGTAAGGTATCATaaccgtaaaaaaattatcatttcgTGTAcgtgtaggaaaaaaaaaaaaaagacgcgtaTGATACTCTTGTACGAATGACGAGAGGCAGGCACCGAATGAATGaggggacaaaaaaaaaaccacagaaaaaagaaaggaataaaTGACGGATGAGCGTGCTTGTGCAAATGAAGTCGGGGCAGATCGAAAAGTTTTTTGACCGCGGTGGCAaccgaatataaaaaaatcgcgcgtgcgattttataaagaattaagcGTTTTGTTATGAGACTGATCGGCCCGCTGCGGCCACCAGTTTGCAATTACCGTACCTTTATATTACATGTCGCGTCTCTTCGTCGTGAAGGCGATGCGAGAAGTAATTATATCCTCTAATCGCGTCGTATAGCGAGATAGGTATCGTAGGCCCGCTTAAACGCGTTATACAATATTATGTGTCGTGTGTGCATGCATGAAAGTCAGATTAGATAGATCGAGACGggacgcgaaagagagaaaacgagaaataGGAAGAgtgagaggaggaagagagaaagggagagataTGATAAAAGGgagcgaaaaaaagagagagagaaagatagagaaagagataagcCGCGAAGCGCCCGAGCGAAGCGGAGTTCCGATTAGAAAACGGCGAAACGCAATGTAAATAGTAGATTCGTAAGGCTATGTCTTGGTAGGCGCGAGTGAACCTCTTCTgcttcgagaaaaaaaatcgtgaggaaaaaaaaaaagttcgaaGATACGCGGCGGGCCGCCGCCGACGTGTTGTTGAGACGTCCGCCCCGCCCCTCTCTTTTAACCACCCTGCAAAACCCCCCTACAGTTTCAGCATAAACGGCATCGCATCGAATACGCATTACCTACACCACACGCTGAGTTGTCAGCGAAGTATAAAACCGATCTTGAAACAATAAAAACCCTTTATGCCCCTTTTCGAGGCAAACTGGAAATCCTTTTGGTTCTTTGACCTAGAAGGAGCTCTCGCTTTAATCGTGCCCGCTTTGAGTTTCGCATTGGCTCGGTTCTCGGAAGAACGATTCAAACAAAAATCGCAGTAAAGATTTCGGTCGGATTAAAGGGAAGCTAGTACTTGCCGAGTATCGGGGCGTTAAAAATACATTCAATCTTCCGGCTAGAGTATAGCCTAGCCAGAGTATCCTTATCCCTTCTCCCCCCAGCTTAGAGGCCTctgtatttattatacttaaaGAGAGAATGCATTTTCCTTCTCCGTGTCGCGTGTACCACAAGCCGCATCCCTGTTTGTCCGAGTGAATTCTCGTAGAGATCCTTTCGACTATCCTAACAAGAACACGCAAATACACACGAAAAATGGATACATTTACACACGACAGCGACACACACACATGTGCACACCGAGCGAACACACTTATTCTTGtcctttttccttcccctcccccctgcAGACAACCTAGCGTTGATATTCGTAATACTTGTTATGCATAAACtacacataattattatagtaAACGATACATAAAGTATGATATATTTCCCTATCCATTAAGAAGAATACAAACACAGCTGTTGTTTCTGgtggaaaaaacgaaaaaatatggATAAAATGTACTACTACATTGCAAGAAATGCAGCCCCGCATATTGCCCAGTGAGCACGTCATTTTGTACGCTTGGGAGTTGTGAGGTCGTCTGAATAAACATTGTCTGGtgaattatacataaaataaaagatatggTCTTCTTATTTACCTGGAATCCGCGTACCCTTCCAATTCTTTCAAGAAACCTAAGATCCTATTCCGTTTCAACTCCAGCCTCTCATCCGATAATCTTTATCCGATCCCCCTTTGCGctatatttacttttattttattcatacaAATTTAGTAATTGTATCGCGGTATCGATAtctctaaatttatttttccaacttctgcattattaacaaataaaaatctgatCTTTTAAatgtcgtaattaaaaaaaaaaaattttcacaaaaGAAGCAATTTACatcacgtaattaaaattctcattTGACTTGCGCGATTCTGTAATCATGccgtatattatacatttaagcGGAACGTCTTGacgtttaatctttttttctttctttctttctttttttttttttcgcacaaTCTcggtaaatataatatttaaatcgcaaAAATTCGAATCAAGATCATTGATCACATTATTCTCTATCgccgaaataattaataaaacggaagaaggatatttattttcgcctTTTATATAATCAtgtattattgatttttatttgaaaggataataattaaaagaagcgACGTCGCGTTTATGTTTCATGCATAAATGTAATTTCTGCACGAGTTTAATAAACATgcagaaattaattgcgacaAGAGCGCGATTAATGATCTAGAATTATGTAATCGTTTCCTCGGTGAATTTTTCAGCGCGCAACCCGACACGTCGAACAATGTTTTTCGTTGATCCACCGAATCCGCCTACGGTGAGGTGCGGCGTAACAGAAACGGCAACCACCCCGCTCTCTCGCGTAAATACCTACATTGGAGGCGCGTGGCACCCCGTGGGCGTCGGTTGCCACGCAACCTAGTTCCCGCTAACGTGAACTGTCCTATCGTGAACTCTGCACTTCGCCGCCACCGCATCACCGGTGTCGATGCGTTTCATCATAATTGCTATGTCACGCGAAGGCGTTATTTCCGAATAATGCGGACAAGAAAAACGCGCCGTTGCCTAAAAATATCTACTAGATTACGAAAATTGATCATTCCCCTCTGATTTAGCCGCGACATTTGATATCGCCCGGCGTAAATACGTTACGATCTAATTAGCTTCGGCATCAGTAATAGCTATGTAAAGAACGTAGTGCTCAGTGACGTGGTGAACTAAAAATAGAGATATTGCCGttgagtaatttatttaattgttatttgtaCTGTTTTTACTAGCATATAAATCACGGCGCGAGTTTCGACCACGGCGCAACCGTTCGCTTGCGCCGTGCGTTGCGAGACTGCAACGGCTGTTAATCCACATTAATTCTCAGACGTCGGGCACTTGTATCGAGCTGCACTTCTATTCGCCGGTTAGCGTATCGCCGAGATTAAGCGGAGCAAAAAGAAAGCACGGAGGAAGCTGTCGGATGGGCTGGACAACAAGTCGTCGAATAACAATCGACTACTGAATTTCCTGTCAATAGCGATTAACGTGAAATTAATCTGCCATCGTCTGCATTAAATAAACACTATGCGGTAGATTGCGCAAAATATTGGCTCGTGAATGACGTTATTTCCCTCCGTTCTCAATTCTCTCAAATACAAGTGTCTGAAAATTTTACTGATACTGAcgctcatttttattttaattcatttttaatagtaaaggagagaaaaaaaaaaaaaaattaataaaaataatcaggTTTCAAATGTCGTTCATTGTTGTCTCCGTTCAGAGTTTGAACGGTGGCGAAGAGCATTATCGCAAGGGGGATGCCGATCTCATTGGATATGTCTGCGGTCTCGAAGCCTTGAACGCGCTCCTTAGCCGAGACGCGGAGTGCGAAGGCTTTTATGCGTGAAAGGGGGACGGAAGTGCGGGGGACGCGGGGACTGGATACGCGGCTCGTAATGTGAGGGCGTCCTGGAGGCTGAAACCCAGTCTGGGAATGTACTCTGCTTGCCCAGGGACAACGCGTATTCTCTCTAACACCAGTGGAAGGCAGCCTCGAGCCGCGTACGCCGCTGCGCCGCCGGTAGGATTCCATCGCGAAGACAATGCCCACCATCGTGGCTCTCCGATAATTGGATTCTAAGTATAAAGCCGGCCCGCAAATGTATATAGATCGCGAGCGCAATCGGGACCATTCCCGGCGGATTTATTCGCCCCGCGATCGTAACTTTCGTGCAATGTCACTAATTAAACCGCgcggaaatattttctataattctctataaaattaaaacgtttaatttaatccctGGAACTTTTGGAAcctttctaaaaataattcgcaatatgactaaaaaatatatatatatgtatttttttttttttttttttttttttttttttttttttctttaattagtaTGCAACatagtttatattaaatttttattaattttattaatactttgcCACTTTTGTACTATACTCGAAATGTTCTTCCGGGTTAACGCACTTTCGTCCTTCGTCAATTTATCCCGCCAACCTCCACCCCTCGCGGCTCTTTCCACGCTCTAGTTTTCTGCGTAGTAAGGTCGCGACCCTCATGAAAAACACACCATTCTTACACATGAAGTAAGCTTGCCCTGGCCCGGGTTTTTTCACCCCTCGGCGACCCGAAAATTTACGAGGGATATGGCCTTCGACCGTCTTTAAGAGGCACGTGGATTACCCTTCTTGCGAGTTTCTCCTCCGCCATGCTTCGGGATTCTTTTGGGATATCCTTTAAGATCGAGATCACGTACCATAGGTCTTATTACGAGATTTAGTGCTACAGTCactttgattaaatttacCTTTGTTAAACTCATTGCGCACGTGCGAAAAATACGCATAGCTTACAACTaagcttttctttctttttacttttttataaataacgtcaCTTAAAGTTTTAAGTAATAAACTAacttttagaaaatattttattaaagaaaaaaatttaataattgcgaTTCTTTGAAATAACGATACTATTTAAAGGcagttatatataaaatgtatttgttcaagtagatatttaatatacaaaataatgtCAACCCGTCTTATTATTCGTAGAATCAAAACCTAATTTACGATAAAAGGAGACTTTGAGCTTCACATAGGAAGCAACGAGTTACACCTTGACCTATCATCCTTGGCTATCGTACGAAGCGCGGATGAATATTTGTATCCGATGGAGCGCATAAAGAGTAGTCACTTCGAAGGGAAGCTGGAACCTTGAGCCGACAATGAGCAAACACTCATTATCAACCACGAGCAATGTCAAATGACAAGAGTTTCTCTCCTCTCACTTTCTACCGTTTCTCGGCCTGATCGCGAAATCCGTTAAGCTTTTACTTAACGCGACCGACGTTAGAAAAACATTAccgatttgaaaaaaaaaagaaaaaaaaaatgcgcgtgGTAAATGAGTAAGTGAAATAGCGTTATGTCAAGTTTGTTTAAACTATTATGCATGTCATTTCGCATTGCGATGTGCCTCGCGTGCGAGAGGCTCGGTCGTACTTTCGAATATGAACCTCTTGAAAGgacaatttaattgcaatatgcTGTGCAGGCGCGCATTTAATGAATGCAACGAATGTGTTTTCACTTTTCCAGCGCTTTCACTCTCGCGAGTGAACCACTTTTTCCGATACCGAACACGCTTATTCCGCGCGACGCCATGGAACTCGCGTAGGTAGAATTTGTAAATCGATTTCGTCAACGCGAGGTGTATCGACGAAgcatttctttccttttcaaaaaaataaaaaaaaagaaaaacagtgATAAATCTTATGGTATTTTCCAAACTTAACAGTAACGCGTCGAGCTAATTTTCCTctgacattaaaaaagaaaagaaaatttaatgagaTGTAAAATGCGtagcgggtttttttttaaatttaattataccaAGAGCGTTATCtgcgtattaataatttgcgtaGCAGCCGGATGAAATTTCAATCGAATAGGGAAAAACAACAATGATAGGAACGTAATTACTCGTGGAATGGATTTATCTCGATAACTTTCTTTCCTCTGCAAAGGCCGTCAACCTTTAGATCTTTACTTTATTAGAAATACGAGCTTTACTGCATTACGATTACTATATACAGTAATCAATATAAGTAGCGCAAATAGCACAAGCGAAATAATTCAGGATAATTTCAGTTGGATAAAACATTCTTTAAGATTAGTTTCAAGAACTTTCACAGGTTTAACGCTtatcgaatataatttttctcttctgctttatttttttttttttacatcctTGCAGTActtccttcatttcttccgcTCCGAAACTCATTTCAGTGCATCTTTACGGTACAAGTCGATTACTCACAGTCCCGTTAAGACTCGTTGATATCGGCTCCAACTGTGGCCCTGACTAATCCGAATCAATGACCTATTTACCTCCAACCgagtgttgctttcgggtaaGTTTCGCATTTCGTGTGTTACCGTACAATTTCGCGCGCTGttacgtgcaatttttttatatcctcCGAGGTTCGATAACCTCCGCGAGTTTTGCGTCACCGTACGCGTGATATTTTCGCTTGCCTAATCAAAAGCCTAAAAAACTCTATCTTGCCTTGCGTTGAATCATATCGCGgggatggaaaataaaatttgcgaaCAGCGATGATACGgcgagatataaaattttcagtaACAAAGACCGGCGCGTGATAGTGTGAAAAAtaagggggagaaaaaaaaatttgcttccGTTACTGTTAGCAGTCATCCTTTCGATTCAAGTCATATAT contains:
- the E75 gene encoding ecdysone-induced protein 75 isoform X5 → MGDELPILKGILNGVVNYHNAPVRFGRVPKREKARILAAMQQSSHSRSQEKAVAAELEDEQRLLTTVVRAHLDTCDFTRDKVAPILARARETPNYTACPPTLACPLNPNPQPLTGQQELLQDFSKRFSPAIRGVVEFAKRIPGFNLLAQDDQVTLLKAGVFEVLLVRLACMFDAHTNSMICLNGQVLKRESIHNSSNARFLMDSMFDFAERVNSLRLSDAELGLFCSVVVIAADRPGLRNTELVERMHNKLRNALQTVLAQNHPQHPDILRELLKKIPDLKTLNTLHSEKLLAFKMTEQQQQLQAQQQQHQQQQQTQHVIAPQQQSHWPMEEEPPASWGSASDVTLDEAVKSPLGSVSSTESTCSGEVASLTEYHHVTPASGHHASSAPLLAATLAGGLCPHRRRANSGSTSSGDDELHRSTMSKTPQPPQCRSFRKLDSPSDSGIESGTEKPDKPASSSASSAPTSVCSSPRSEDKEVEDMPVLKRVLQAPPLYDTNSLMDEAYKPHKKFRALRQKDSAEAEPAVIVQHTQSQLHLHLTSPPARSPPTQTTQPQCPQTASLLSSTHSTLARSLMEGPRMTAEQLKRTDIIHNYIMRGEASPRSPTASPSPAEQCASTTTATTRSTQGSQGLLQCATTSYSNRWPATSVITTTTGARQQHQQQQQQQQQSSTDYLAVVNSPASSPRYLSAAATSSTSTSPRPTSSTAATLVLSGCPSNMMELQVDIADSQQPLNLSKKSPSPSPSPRPLVGPCKALSLEA
- the E75 gene encoding ecdysone-induced protein 75 isoform X3, whose protein sequence is MSTIAMRKHASDNAPAVRGPIVGYESLGPIIITETTAIVITETQKSEIRHQHVKEFDGTTVLCRVCGDKASGFHYGVHSCEGCKGFFRRSIQQKIQYRPCTKNQQCSILRINRNRCQYCRLKKCIAVGMSRDAVRFGRVPKREKARILAAMQQSSHSRSQEKAVAAELEDEQRLLTTVVRAHLDTCDFTRDKVAPILARARETPNYTACPPTLACPLNPNPQPLTGQQELLQDFSKRFSPAIRGVVEFAKRIPGFNLLAQDDQVTLLKAGVFEVLLVRLACMFDAHTNSMICLNGQVLKRESIHNSSNARFLMDSMFDFAERVNSLRLSDAELGLFCSVVVIAADRPGLRNTELVERMHNKLRNALQTVLAQNHPQHPDILRELLKKIPDLKTLNTLHSEKLLAFKMTEQQQQLQAQQQQHQQQQQTQHVIAPQQQSHWPMEEEPPASWGSASDVTLDEAVKSPLGSVSSTESTCSGEVASLTEYHHVTPASGHHASSAPLLAATLAGGLCPHRRRANSGSTSSGDDELHRSTMSKTPQPPQCRSFRKLDSPSDSGIESGTEKPDKPASSSASSAPTSVCSSPRSEDKEVEDMPVLKRVLQAPPLYDTNSLMDEAYKPHKKFRALRQKDSAEAEPAVIVQHTQSQLHLHLTSPPARSPPTQTTQPQCPQTASLLSSTHSTLARSLMEGPRMTAEQLKRTDIIHNYIMRGEASPRSPTASPSPAEQCASTTTATTRSTQGSQGLLQCATTSYSNRWPATSVITTTTGARQQHQQQQQQQQQSSTDYLAVVNSPASSPRYLSAAATSSTSTSPRPTSSTAATLVLSGCPSNMMELQVDIADSQQPLNLSKKSPSPSPSPRPLVGPCKALSLEA
- the E75 gene encoding ecdysone-induced protein 75 isoform X1 — encoded protein: MILTPDSSAQDTLATLPASELLIPSVSHDSRASNVPRVPGQGMSSPYHVMQLTDHRLSPNMPTMDSTVSSAKPEPELNIEFDGTTVLCRVCGDKASGFHYGVHSCEGCKGFFRRSIQQKIQYRPCTKNQQCSILRINRNRCQYCRLKKCIAVGMSRDAVRFGRVPKREKARILAAMQQSSHSRSQEKAVAAELEDEQRLLTTVVRAHLDTCDFTRDKVAPILARARETPNYTACPPTLACPLNPNPQPLTGQQELLQDFSKRFSPAIRGVVEFAKRIPGFNLLAQDDQVTLLKAGVFEVLLVRLACMFDAHTNSMICLNGQVLKRESIHNSSNARFLMDSMFDFAERVNSLRLSDAELGLFCSVVVIAADRPGLRNTELVERMHNKLRNALQTVLAQNHPQHPDILRELLKKIPDLKTLNTLHSEKLLAFKMTEQQQQLQAQQQQHQQQQQTQHVIAPQQQSHWPMEEEPPASWGSASDVTLDEAVKSPLGSVSSTESTCSGEVASLTEYHHVTPASGHHASSAPLLAATLAGGLCPHRRRANSGSTSSGDDELHRSTMSKTPQPPQCRSFRKLDSPSDSGIESGTEKPDKPASSSASSAPTSVCSSPRSEDKEVEDMPVLKRVLQAPPLYDTNSLMDEAYKPHKKFRALRQKDSAEAEPAVIVQHTQSQLHLHLTSPPARSPPTQTTQPQCPQTASLLSSTHSTLARSLMEGPRMTAEQLKRTDIIHNYIMRGEASPRSPTASPSPAEQCASTTTATTRSTQGSQGLLQCATTSYSNRWPATSVITTTTGARQQHQQQQQQQQQSSTDYLAVVNSPASSPRYLSAAATSSTSTSPRPTSSTAATLVLSGCPSNMMELQVDIADSQQPLNLSKKSPSPSPSPRPLVGPCKALSLEA